A genome region from bacterium includes the following:
- a CDS encoding patatin-like phospholipase family protein, with amino-acid sequence MKNKGYRNALVLGGGGAKGFAHIGAITKLEEESLRPDVICGTSSGALAGAFYSIYREKIEDFKEIEKTREFNILSKLDLREVNFEEDKQSIFFKTISTIKTKLSMVKMLRDTSLLKPNDVTPIFKNLFGDTLFEQLDIPFYAVAFDLVSGKDVYINSGPLWQGVLASCSIPGIFPPVEYNDMLLVDGGVTNRLPVKCAVLLGAKNILCVDISGSTTLQGLLNSVVDIHLRIDTLTTDRFDMYNSRMADLIVKPNLEDMKWHEFKKHHFAIEKGNYSINELLPLIKKLRSRTYIYKKNVLAFFGKNEKKRLKSIEQDSYIFI; translated from the coding sequence ATGAAAAATAAAGGATATAGGAATGCTTTAGTTCTTGGAGGTGGCGGTGCAAAAGGTTTTGCCCATATCGGAGCAATTACAAAACTGGAAGAAGAATCTTTACGCCCTGATGTTATTTGTGGGACATCTTCTGGAGCACTTGCTGGAGCGTTCTACTCGATTTACAGAGAAAAAATTGAAGATTTTAAAGAGATTGAAAAAACAAGAGAGTTCAATATACTTAGTAAACTGGACCTTAGAGAAGTTAATTTTGAGGAAGACAAACAGAGTATTTTTTTTAAAACAATTTCAACAATTAAAACTAAGCTTTCTATGGTAAAAATGCTTAGAGATACATCTCTGTTAAAACCAAACGATGTCACCCCTATTTTTAAAAACCTGTTTGGAGACACACTTTTTGAACAGTTAGATATACCTTTCTACGCTGTTGCTTTTGACCTTGTATCAGGTAAAGATGTTTACATAAATAGCGGTCCATTATGGCAAGGTGTACTCGCTTCTTGTTCAATACCGGGAATTTTTCCTCCAGTTGAATATAACGATATGCTTCTTGTTGACGGAGGTGTAACCAACAGGCTCCCTGTTAAATGTGCTGTTCTTTTAGGTGCAAAAAATATTCTTTGCGTAGATATTAGCGGTTCCACTACCTTGCAAGGGTTACTTAATTCTGTTGTTGATATTCATTTGAGGATAGATACTTTGACAACAGACAGATTTGATATGTATAACAGTAGAATGGCAGACCTTATCGTCAAGCCTAACCTGGAAGATATGAAATGGCACGAATTTAAAAAACACCATTTTGCCATAGAAAAAGGAAATTACTCTATCAATGAGTTGCTTCCTTTAATTAAAAAACTAAGAAGTAGAACATATATCTATAAGAAAAATGTGCTTGCTTTTTTTGGTAAAAATGAAAAGAAAAGATTAAAATCTATTGAACAGGACAGTTATATTTTTATATGA